One segment of Actinomyces sp. 432 DNA contains the following:
- a CDS encoding CDP-glycerol glycerophosphotransferase family protein, with translation MKNGIAFPDRERALHGGATSLRVVVIVDGGGDLETTLIGLADEGIGDVAVCVGADGPTPAEAAALAEHDLQPVVGQTPLAATRRVLAGLRGRVLVLRAGDVPEPGLAEELPGSGRAGVVMVPLKRMVDGQVSDTHPLRARFAHGARDSSLLAEPHLFTLRLAGAVMDVPAGGLPAWDEADADGATLLIRLLAGTGQRVRLHDGPGVIERPRPEEQPPLSTLPEYVQVLERDIPAWYAAAGERGGLPAWVHQLVLARLLEVTDADRGLRFAAHALGEAERARVADLLVGVLARVPAAQVEAYCATPVALNRLAALLAATGARLPEPVLPSERPFRADRQVSYFFTGSPPREQWYVDGAPAEPTSTKIVDHAYFDRVLVHERLVWLPRGTLTAVIDGREVTPAPYRGMRRPPSPPPAPVTRVRRALTRRLRALRRRTARLVGHRGGTAPEPTRAEAGMPRLDASAVTPQGAPRTWLYMDRHDSAGDNAEPLYRYAREHAPGIRHVLAIDRRCADWERLEAEGFELASPGTTAFETAWAQADTLLLADIGDPVVAARLVGTGTRRDQRVIFLQHGVTMRHMWRWFNTRRIDVLITAHRAEYTAITADHSPYLLTDREVWLTGFPRHDAMHALLGRERDRVVLAPTWSPWLSRTLDRDPGRTDLLAGFYAPWLQLAEALRESGVDAVLFVHPKLALTTPDWFRSLAAPTTTGTDVPGQLSRAWAVVSDRSSILDDAMLLGAAAIVWSPDGTADADAYRRMHVAAGAVSAASLGEALAAALDARAGRLHAASELIIPDAGACERILHRLLKETI, from the coding sequence GTATGCGTCGGCGCAGACGGTCCCACCCCGGCGGAGGCCGCGGCGCTCGCGGAGCATGACCTGCAGCCCGTGGTGGGGCAGACGCCTCTGGCCGCCACTCGCAGGGTGCTCGCCGGCCTGCGCGGCCGGGTGCTGGTGCTGCGGGCGGGGGATGTGCCCGAGCCGGGGCTGGCCGAGGAACTGCCGGGGAGTGGCCGCGCCGGGGTGGTCATGGTGCCGCTCAAGCGGATGGTTGACGGCCAGGTCTCGGACACCCACCCGCTGCGGGCCCGCTTCGCCCACGGGGCCCGCGACTCCAGCCTGCTGGCTGAGCCGCACTTGTTCACGCTGCGGCTGGCGGGTGCGGTCATGGACGTTCCCGCCGGTGGCCTGCCGGCCTGGGACGAGGCCGACGCCGACGGCGCCACGCTGCTGATCCGCCTGCTCGCGGGCACCGGCCAGCGGGTACGCCTGCACGACGGGCCGGGTGTGATCGAACGTCCCCGGCCGGAGGAGCAGCCGCCGCTGTCCACGCTGCCGGAGTACGTCCAGGTGCTGGAGCGGGACATTCCCGCCTGGTACGCCGCGGCGGGGGAACGGGGCGGGCTCCCCGCCTGGGTGCACCAGCTGGTGCTGGCGCGCCTGCTCGAAGTGACCGACGCAGACCGGGGCCTGCGCTTCGCCGCCCACGCGCTGGGCGAGGCCGAGCGCGCACGCGTGGCGGATCTACTGGTCGGCGTGCTTGCCCGTGTGCCGGCGGCCCAGGTCGAGGCGTACTGCGCCACGCCGGTGGCTCTCAACCGGCTGGCGGCACTGCTGGCCGCTACCGGCGCCCGCCTGCCCGAGCCCGTGCTGCCGTCGGAGCGCCCCTTCCGGGCCGACCGCCAGGTGTCCTACTTCTTCACCGGCTCCCCGCCTAGGGAGCAGTGGTACGTCGACGGTGCGCCGGCCGAGCCTACGAGCACGAAGATCGTCGACCACGCCTACTTCGATCGCGTACTCGTGCACGAGCGGCTCGTCTGGCTCCCCAGGGGGACCTTGACGGCAGTCATCGACGGCCGCGAGGTCACCCCCGCGCCATACCGGGGCATGCGGCGCCCGCCGTCGCCCCCGCCCGCACCGGTGACCAGGGTGCGGCGCGCCCTGACACGGAGGCTACGGGCGTTGCGACGTCGCACGGCCCGACTGGTCGGCCACCGCGGTGGTACGGCGCCTGAGCCCACTCGGGCGGAGGCGGGAATGCCACGGCTGGACGCGTCGGCGGTGACGCCGCAGGGTGCTCCCCGCACCTGGCTGTACATGGACCGGCACGACTCGGCCGGGGACAACGCCGAGCCCCTGTACCGCTACGCGCGCGAGCACGCGCCGGGCATCCGGCACGTGCTCGCCATAGACCGCCGCTGTGCGGACTGGGAGCGTCTGGAGGCGGAGGGATTCGAGCTGGCCTCTCCGGGAACGACCGCATTTGAGACCGCCTGGGCGCAGGCCGACACGCTGCTGCTGGCCGACATCGGCGACCCCGTCGTAGCCGCACGCCTGGTGGGCACGGGAACCCGCAGGGACCAGCGGGTGATCTTCCTGCAACACGGCGTGACCATGCGGCACATGTGGCGATGGTTCAACACGCGCCGCATCGACGTGCTCATCACCGCCCACCGCGCCGAGTACACCGCCATCACCGCCGACCACAGCCCCTACCTGCTCACCGACCGGGAGGTATGGCTGACCGGCTTCCCCCGCCATGACGCCATGCACGCACTACTCGGGCGCGAGCGCGATCGGGTAGTGCTGGCGCCCACCTGGAGTCCGTGGCTTTCCAGGACGCTGGACCGGGACCCTGGACGCACGGACCTGCTCGCCGGTTTCTACGCGCCCTGGCTCCAACTCGCCGAGGCCCTGAGGGAGTCGGGGGTAGACGCGGTGTTGTTCGTGCACCCAAAGCTCGCCCTGACTACGCCGGATTGGTTTAGGAGCCTGGCCGCACCCACCACCACCGGCACGGACGTGCCCGGGCAGTTGTCGCGGGCGTGGGCCGTGGTCTCGGACCGCTCTTCGATACTGGATGACGCGATGCTGCTGGGGGCCGCGGCAATCGTCTGGAGTCCGGACGGCACCGCCGACGCCGATGCCTACCGCCGCATGCACGTGGCGGCAGGCGCCGTGTCCGCTGCGAGCCTGGGGGAGGCGCTCGCGGCGGCGTTGGACGCGCGCGCGGGTCGGCTGCATGCGGCCTCGGAGCTGATCATCCCGGATGCGGGGGCCTGTGAGCGGATCCTGCACCGGCTGCTGAAGGAGACGATCTAG